The window TTGCGAGATGAGGTCATGGCATTCCTTGGGCGATCCATAACGCGCGAGCCCGGAAGCACTCATCAAGTCGAAACAGTTCTTTGAAACGCACTGCTGACGGATTGCTTCGACAAGTTGAGCGTTCAAGCGCGGATCACGCTCAAGCTCCACCCTCGCAACCCTTGTAAGAAACTGTAGATCGCCAAACGGGTAACGGGCTTGCCGGGCCGGCTCTAGCAATTCCTCTACCAGTTCTCGATCGCCCAGTCGGGCGGCACATGACAAGAGGTTCGCCGCAATAAACCTGTTGTCAGGACAGGCCTGAAGGTCAGCAAGATTTATGGCAACCGCCTCTTCCAATCTTCCCGCGTAGTAGAGGCAAGCAGATAAAAATTCACCGCCGACATTCGCAATCGGATCCAGTTCGCGACATATTGAGGCATGCTCAATCGCCTCTTCGAAGCGGCCGATCAGGCAGCAAAACCAAGCTCGCATAAAATGATACTCGCTGGTGTTTCCCATGACCTCGCCCAGGGCCTTAAGTAGTGCAACCTGCCGCTCATAGTCGCCGTAGGGATGACAGAGTCGGTATTCCGCCCAGAGTGCATAGGCTTCCGCAGGGTCCAACTTCCTCGCCTTTGCAACTGCCTGCTGAGCCTGCTCGGTCAGCGTTGGCCATTCCTCTGCAGGTCGGACCATCCGTAGGTGAGCGATCGATACTGCGAGTAGGCCCCATCCAGGCGCATAGTCTGGAGCTTCTTGGGTCACTCGTTCCATCAATGCTATGGCGATAGACTGATGGTCATGGGCCGATGCAAGGCTCTTCGCCCGTAAGAACTGGTCGTAAAGGTACGGTGGAATGGCTTGGCTGGGCTGAGGAGTGAAACCACTTACTAAACTGGTCGCAATTGCTTCAGCAATCGCGACCTGGGTTTCAAACAGGTCATTCAAGTCGC of the Qipengyuania gaetbuli genome contains:
- a CDS encoding winged helix-turn-helix domain-containing protein, encoding MGEEPHPIQFGEFIVDPEDRRLIGPGGPIRLGGRAFDVLCALLRADGRLVSKDQLFADVWNGLAVSDAALTSVIRELRIALGEDSKDGMIRAVYGKGYRLEPSTKKSCNNNAGSVISSGRTMPKLAVLPFDDLSPEGDLSYFVDGVSEEILSKIIRGSDVRTISKLSSFTFRGSDKARAGEELKATHVLDGSVRREGDRIRITAHLFEGTSGDTIWSDSFNGDLNDLFETQVAIAEAIATSLVSGFTPQPSQAIPPYLYDQFLRAKSLASAHDHQSIAIALMERVTQEAPDYAPGWGLLAVSIAHLRMVRPAEEWPTLTEQAQQAVAKARKLDPAEAYALWAEYRLCHPYGDYERQVALLKALGEVMGNTSEYHFMRAWFCCLIGRFEEAIEHASICRELDPIANVGGEFLSACLYYAGRLEEAVAINLADLQACPDNRFIAANLLSCAARLGDRELVEELLEPARQARYPFGDLQFLTRVARVELERDPRLNAQLVEAIRQQCVSKNCFDLMSASGLARYGSPKECHDLISQLPIGPAGGNAPDFLSNASFLVLLNPSPQVRYDPRFANLCARLGLAKFWTENEIWPDCAENDDLEYDFRKEVRRAAQVTQPEPFSRPD